GAAAGGCCAACTCCTATTcttgtttcttatggtcttaataagTGCTCAACTGGTTGTTCAAgatcttggaatccattgtgaaggatcagatttctgaatactttcaagtgtATGCtaaaaatagggcaaagtcaacatggcctcatcaaggggaggtcatgcctgacaaaggtGAGACAATTCTTTGAGGTGGAAACgagcaagttagaccaaggagagacaatggatgttatctacctggacttcaagaaatcCTTTGACatggtgccgcacaggaggctactgagtaaggtaacGGCACATGGTCTTAgagacaaggtgctagcatgaatagaagcttggttgcctggcaggaagcagagagtggggataaaagggtctttttgaggatggtagccagtgacaagtgatgCTCCGCAAAGCTCAGTGTTaggaccataacttttcacttttgtgatgctgctgctcctttaactaGATTCTGTTCTCCTTGCTTTTTTCCCCCAGAAGGGTCGTAAACGCACAGTCTGGGAGGTCCAGGTTTCAAGTGTTTGAAtggcatcattaaattgggataatctgttaggttaagttattctacattctgttctctttgttTGGTAATCATTCAgtatcttgcaaataaattctgttttgtttaagatCAAGTTgtgccagctgcatcactcctggaatatccaccttacacctgccTAAAATAACTTGTAAGTTAAGGTCCAGGttacattcttgaaatgttttgaggaggtttggtccataatactttatacattaatgatctagataaaggaacagagggcattctgagtaagtttgcagacaatacaaagatacaTAGAagaacaggtagcattgaggaggcagggaggctgcagaaggatttgagcaggttagagagtgggcaaagaagtggcagatagaatataacatgggaaagtgtgaggtcatgcactttggtaggaagaagagggGCATGGAATATTTCCTAAATTGGGagaaaaattcagaagtttgaagtgcaaagagacttgggaattctagcccaggattctctcaagataaacttgcaggatAAGtcagttaggaagggaaatgcaacaatggcatttattttgagaggacttgaatataaaagcaggggtgtacttctgagactcaataaggctctgatcagaccacacaCAGAATAGTGCAgagagttttgggccccatatctcaggaatgaTGTACTAACCTTGAAGCGCGTTCAAAGgtggttcatgagaatggtcctaggaatgaaaagcttaatatttgaggaacatttgaggactctgcgtCTATACccaatggagttttgaaggatatggggggggggggggaaatacagaatactgaatgacctggacagaattGATCTTTCCTTTGGTAGAAAAGACTtggacctgagagcacagccatagagataaggagaaacttcttcagccagagagtggtgaatctatggaactcattgccacagaaggctggggaagccaagtcattgaggtaTATTTAAAATGGGTTTTTGAGTGTCAAGTGGATCAGGGATACGGGGAGAGAGTGGGGTCGAGAAACCGATCAGTcatgtttgaatggcagagcagactcaatgggctgaatggcctaatttctgctcctttgtcttagtATCTTACAGTCATCCAAGGTTACAGagcaaacattggaaaatgaaattAGAGTAGCGAGATCTTGATGATACAATGGACCCAATATGCTGTGCTGTGAAACTCTCACTATTACAGAGTTACTACTAAGTCTGTATCCACAGCTTTTCAGGCAACGAACTGCAAATCATTCCAACAGATCAACATGTAAACAAACATTCTCATCTGCACCCCAGTACATCAGCCACAAACTTGTCCCCAAACCAAGTCTAAGTTGTTTAAGAAAATTTGTAAAACCCAAAGTAATGACCCTTGGGAACACCTTGCTAACCACCTCCCAGTCAGAAGACCATCCGTTCACTTCTTGTTACTAATTTAATTCCATTGCCCTCCAGCCACGTTCTCCTTAACCTCATAATCTTCCCATCTTCTTTATACGTCTCCTGTGCTAACTTCCAGAGTTTGAGTTTAATAAATCCACGCTGGCTCTCCTTTATTATCCCCTACCTttccaaaaaaaagttaattttacaCCTGATAAAGTTCTCCAAACATTTTCAACTGGATATATACTATGAGAATTTCACACTCCCTTACGAtgttttatcaaaaatgccagtgacagtgctgcactgtccagcCAAACTTCAGTGTCCAAGCTTGGAAATATTTGCAGCCAACCCGACGTGCGTGCCAATTACTGCAGCCAATTCACATGCTTTTGCTAACATTTGGGGCTGTTCCTCTAGCAGTGAACTAATATTTGCAACCATTCGCACATTCTTATGTTTGGAACACACTGtatccagggaagtgattgcagttACATGACTAACATGATAGAGTAATTTATTAAGAATTAGCATAAGAGGCAAGCCTTAGTGCAAATGACATTAATGACATAATGTTAAAGAatattgtctgcgtgggtttcctccgggtgctccggtttcctcccacagtccaaagatgtgcagggtcaggtgaattggccatactaaattgcccgtagtgttaggtaaggggcaaatgtaggggtatgggtgggtttcgctttggcgggtcggtggggacttgttgggccgaagggcctgtttccacactgtaatataatctaatctaagtgaaaTGCTTTTTTCTTTAGTGCGTACACAGTACAAGCAAGTAAACAGAGTCAGAGTTTTACAACCAACACCTTAGGGAGATTACTTGGTCGCTTACTCCATCTGTTGGAGTTTGCCTGCGTACAGGTTGACTGCCATGTTTCTTACAACAATGGGAACGACAGGTACAGTTCAAAATTACTTCAAAGCACCAAGCATTTTGTGATTTCCCCAAGGTACAAAAGGCAACATACAAATCTCCCATTTCACTTAACATTAATTTTCAACAACTTTCTGGCAGTCCTTCTCATGTCTCCTTGTCGAACTTGTAAAGCCACTTTATTATCTCACTTTTAGTTTCTTACCAACTAATTTGGTGACAAATGTTTAGTCTACACTCATCGGACTTTATAAATGCACTTACGCTGCATGCTCAGTATTTTACTTTAAAGCCTTCTAAGCAATCACCCTTTAAGTGTCAAGcagaaaaacattttcttttgacCTGGAGTCAATTTCTTTTACAAGAATCTAGTCATATATGTACATTTCTGCTAGCAAATGGCAAGCGTACTCAAGGTGGCCTCAGAATGTACGAGGGGCACTTTAACTGAGGGTTAGGTAAATTTCACAGCTAGATATCAGAACCATGCGCTTCAGATTTTCTGAAATAAATGCTGTGTGGGAACCAACGGTGCTAGAGTTTGAGGTGCTGCAGCATTCTCTATTGGTGCCAATAAAGCTTGTAGTGGGAAGAACAGACAAAAACAATTTCAGTTAATACTTGTGTTGGAAtttcaaagcttttttttaaaactgaaacagTAGCACACCACTTATATAAAAATGCAGCTGCAATAGGGGAGAGAATGgcaatgcattgccagcggtgctGAGCTCATACAAAATGTCTGTAATATATTTGTAATGCCAACTTTCAAAACACTACATCTTACAGGGAATAAACCATCCTTTTGATTGCGTTCTCGGGTGTGATTTTATCAGTACCTAGACATTCATATCAAAATGAcaaatttgtaaacctcaaagCCATAGATTCATTGCACCACAGCAGGTGGTCATATGGTCCTCTGACACTCTGCAGTACAATACAATTATCTGATTCTCCTATTTTTTACCTGTAATCCTGCAAATTTAGGCTCCCTTAAGTATCcattcaatttattttgaaatcatttgTCATCTCTGTTCCAAATGCATTCAATTCCATCTCTTTATCTGCCCCTTTTGTTAACCCATATCCTGTTACAACAAACTAATATCATGCACACTGTATGCCACATCTCCAAGTTCCACAAAGGAAAATTTTCAGATTTTATACTGTATTCCAAAAAGCAATAATCTTAGCTGAACCTTGAGTGAACACCACTGACTATTCTCCCCCAGTCTGAAACACACAATTGCCATGACTCACTATTTTCTGACCTTAAGCAATATTTTTATCATAACTGACAGACTGTCTGTGCTATGAGCCTGCATTTTGTTAACAGGCCTTTAATATAGTACTTTGTCAAATGTTTTTTTAACATCTGTACAGACTGCATCCTCCGCATTCCCCTCAATATTCCTGATGTCAggggttaagattagattagattccctacagattcCATACAGtttgggaacaggcccttcggcccaacaggtcctccaaagagtaacccacccagactcttgttaatgcacttaacactatgggcaacttagcatggccaattcacctgacctgcacatctttggattgtgggaggaaacagaagcacccggaggaaaaccacacagacactgggagaatgtgcaaactccacacagacaatcacatgaggctggaatcgaacctgagtccctggttctgtgaggcagcagtgttaaccactgagccaccacgctgccctTAACCTTATACCTAACCCTTAACTAACATCACTGATAGAGATGATCTAATCATTATCTCATTGTTGCTCATGGGAGCACTAATTAACTGCCATAACTGCTACACAACAATACTGACAATACTTCCAAAAGCCCTTTATAACTTGCACAATGTTTTGGGATATGATTGGGATTATAAACATTCAAGTCCTTCCATTCTGAACAGCATCTATGTCACCATGggtagaccataagatataggagcagaagggGGCCAATTAGTCCACTGAGGCTGCACtgccattcgatgagatcatggctgatctgataaatcCTCAAgcccaatttcctgcctttacccATGACCCTCGATTCTCTTCCCCATTAAAAATTTGTCTCTCTCAGCTTGGAACACacttctgtgataaagaattccatagattcattaccctcagaaagaaattcttcctcaactctGCCTTCAACTGGTAACCCCTTAttgtgagattatgccctctggtcgtagactctcccatgagaggaaacaaaaTTTCCACATCTATGGAGGTACTATGTGCATTGCTGGCTCATTCCAAAAAAGTGAAAACCTCTACCTTGGTCCATTGCCTACCAACTGGCTACCAAGGCAAGATCACTCAATATAAGAAAAACTCGCTTCAAGTTACATACCACTGAGGtgttggattttgttttaaaatatgatcAAAAATGCATTTTCATTATATTTACTCATTGCATcacttttccaccaacacacatACAAATCTTGTAAACGAATTCTTTATTATGTAGCAGAACTTGGAGAACATAACTTGCCTCAAATATAAATAAAAGGAATAATTCTGGAACACCACTATGCACTTTGATTTCATACTAACTAGTTTGGGGCCTTCATTATTCCAGCCAAGAATGCACTGGTATAAAACAGTATTTGTCACATTAAAACCAAGAAAAACAGAGCTCATATTGTCTTTCAGTAATCTTCACATCCATAAACACATCCTGATCTTTTCAATAATAACCAATACAATCTCTCCTTTTAGTCACATTCCACAAGATGGACTCAGGGACAAGATACTTGCAGTAAATCATTATCAAAGCACATTCATTGCTTTTCAATGGTTCTGCAGCTTTTGGATTAATATGATGTTGCACTTTATTCTGCCGTCAACAGAGCAATTGCATGCCCCGCTATCTCTAGGAACTCAGCCTGCAGGTTATCCTGCATGCAGTGAGCAAATTGCTTTGGCACTGATATCCTGCCTGCAAACAGTAAGAACAATAAAATCTGTGACAAATGATTGCGAACACTTGTCAAGAATGCTTCAACCAAATTCCGTTCCTCCAAAACTTACTTGGAACCAGCACGGTTTAGAGGGACTGCGAAATGACAGGGAGAGGAGGCATGCATTGAGAGAACAGATAAAATGTGACATTTCTTTTTGTTCCTTTTGTGAAACAAACAGATGTTACGGTTACCATGGTTACACATACTCTTTGTTGTGTTTCAGTGCCACATGATCCGATTCAAAGTAGTACACATCAggctcttcctcctcctcctctcgaGATTGCTGGCTGCTGCTCTCCCTGCTCACGGACAAGCGTCCTCTGTCTGAGCCAcgctcttgagaaggtgagtcTGGCACACTGCCACTGAAACCTTCTCCAGGCCCGTCCTGGGGCAGCTCTCCTTTAGCCTGAGAGTTGCCCTCTTCCAATTTCACACAGTGCTCAATGTCTGCAGCCACTCCTGCCCCTCCAGTCTTTTCACATTCATGAAGACTGAGAGATTTGTCTTCTGCCTGCCCACTGTCCCTGGGGGGCGAACTTATCTTTTGAGAACTGCACTTGTTACCTGCAGCCCTTCTGGGTGAAGTTCTCAGTGCATATCTGTGTTCTTGAGGTTCAAGCAAGGGACCAGGTCCAGAGTCCAGCACTGCAGAAGGGTCAGGCACCCCTGAGATCTGTTCAACGTCCTGAGCAGCATCAATACTGCAACTGGCATTTTCAAAACACTGTTCCTTTGACTGGAACAAACTATATCCCACAACGTCAACCTCTTCCTCAGATTCCCTGATTTGCAATGGGTTTTCAGTTGCTAGGATTGTGGTAGATTGTTGCGACACAGAGTGGCAGTCACTTATCGTCCTGTCGTCTTCCCACTCCGAATCTGTAGAAGGCACATCAGGCTCTGAGCAGGTGGCCGCCTTACTGCCATTAAGCAGCAGCGAGTGGCCACCCAAATTGCGGTTTTCAGTTTCTGTTGGTAAAATCGACGCACACGTATCAACAACATCAACACATTTTGGTTTACTGTTCAAATCATGAGGTTCACACTCATTGCACTCCACAGCAACAGCAGCATCTTTCTCACTGATCCCATTGGCAGCCTGGTGAGCCGACACCTCCTTCAGCAGCGATGGGTCGTCACATCCGTCATCCAACTCGTTCGCCTTTTTGATCTCCCTTTTGTCACAATCATCCAGTAAAAGAAAGCGTCGAGCTCGTTTGAGCTGTGACAAGTCCCCATCATTGTTTGCAGCAGAGCCTTTTCGCTCAACTGAAGCCTTTTCATTTTTAACAAACGATGACGTATCATCTAGACCATCCGCGGATTCTGAGCGGGAGCATCGTTTTACCCGCTTGTAGACAGGCAGTATTGGGTCACAAATGTCCAAAGCTTTCTTCTCGTGGTTATCCTTCTCAGAGCACGACAGTCCCCTTTTTCTAGGACTCACCCAGGactcgcgagtgtggtgctgttTGCATTCAGTAACCTTACCACCATTTACACCCTTCTGTTGCGGTACAGCATCCTGTTTCTTTTTTGGAGATCGCGACCTCAACTGAGGGAAAGGGGAGGAGTCGTCAGGGTGAACTATACTCCGATTCCTCAAAGTTCGCCCACAGAAATTTTCATCCAAGCCATTTGAACCAACAGACGATCTTGTAACACGCTGGGATCGAAAAGCAGCCATACTATGGCAGATCCCTACAATATCACCATCATGCTTCCCTCATGAGCATCAGTGAAGACAACCTTGAGAATACAAGAGAGAAAGAATTAGGCCaggtagaaaaaaaaaatcaaacaaattaaGTGCAAATACCATCCAACTGCAAAATGACTTTCATCAAATAAGGTATAGTTTAAActggaatgtggtgctggaaaagcacagcaggtcagacagcacccgaggagaagaatcgacgtttcgagcataagaattcctgatgatgggcttaagcctgaaacatcgattctcctgctccatggatgctgcctgattggctgtgcttttccagcagcacactctagactctgatctccagcatctgcagtcctcactctctcagtTTAAACTGGTTTTGGTTTCAGCTACTCATTATTTTCTCAGTTGAATCATAGCTATTGGGAAGGAGCTGCTGTTGCATAACCTGCTTTGTCTTCGTTACAGGAAGTAATCGTGACAGTAACTAttaaatttttcaaataaaagagAAACATTTAAAGCCGAGAAGGAGCACAAGGCACAGGCAGGGGAATACAGCACAAAAATGTGATCTGGAGAAGAGCTGGCATAGTCACAACATGACAGGGTAAAAACCTATGGCACCGGCACAAAGTGATTTCTGAACGGTCAAATCAAGTTACAGCCAAAAACAATAAATGATTTGGCATTATAAATGACCAATAGTACAGATGGACAAATTGTCTAAATGTGAACAATGGGCCTTGAACAATGGTGAAAGAACAAGGAGCTCtaattttagcaaggctttcTTCCTGTCCAACtaccaggtgccttttaaaacggcacaaactgcaaaataaaaagaCTACTTCTGATTCATGGACACATGATTGGGGCCTTTATTTTGGCGCAAGGAACATTTCTAAGATGGATACTGATAACAGAAGAAATAATTGGATGGTGGGGAATGACTGTTGACATTTGAAAGATTGACAGGATCACAGAAAGACTGGAAACCATAGAGAATGACAACTAACACCTTCTAGTTGGCCAGTTAAAGGAAGTGGAATAACGTGATTCCCACTTTCCCTTCCCAAACCTTCCCATTAAcccacaaagttaaaaaccacacaacaccaggttatagtccaacaggtttagctggaagcactagctttcggagtgctgctccttcacctgatgaaggagcgtcgctccaaaagctaatgtgcttccaattaaacctgttggactaaaatctggggttgtgtgatttttaactttgtaccactccagtccaacaccggcatctccaaatcattaaccaACAACACTTTCAGACCAGGCTGCATCCAGGGGAATGATTTCCTCGTCAGTGCCAAATGGAGCATTAGGCACGAAGCAATAAAGGAACTGTTGTAGACAATTCAggccattgagtttgctctgatATTCATTCACATCATGCTCATCTATATCTCCTTACCTGCCTTCAATGCAAATCCATTTATATCTCAACCTAATGGCCGTATCTATTTCAATCTTACAAATTCAAATTGTCCCAGAAACCACAGGCTGCTGTGAGAGAGGTTAGCCAGCAGTTCCTCTCCCATTGGTCTCCTTCCAAAGGAGGTGACTTTACAGAAAAGCACAACCATCGTCAGCACCGCACTGCACAGGGACCACCTCATATGATTCTTTTCACCTCTCCCTGCAATTCTCATGACCACTGTAGGCACTGACATCTTTCTGCACAAGGATTGCCGACCTCATGAGGGTAGCCTTTATTCAAGTGAGGAGCTTGAAAATTTTCAGATGCATTGACCATGAGTTGTTCCATCTGAACCCACTTATAATCAATGTTCTAATCCAGGGAAATTCTATACAGTAGGCTTCAATAGACTGCACTTGGCTTTCTTTTTAAAGATGCACTTTCATATCAGAAGATTGTGCATTCAAATCCTAATCCATTGACACAAGCACAGAGGAATCGCAGCGCAGTCAGAGATGCTTTAATAATCAGAATCAGATGCAGAGACTCCATCTGCTCTCTCAGTTAAAACTTCTGGCCCTATTTTTAGGAAGATTTTGTGGTGTAATACttctaagccaggaggcctggggtGTGTCCAGAGGTGTGTCGTGACATCtttgaagaggttgattagaaaacatcttgccttatttttaaaaatgtaggaaTGTCCTTTAGGAGGTATAGTCAAAATATATTCCCCAATTACTGCTTAAACacatttgatttatttaatttttgtttgtgGGAGATTATTCCATGAACATGACTGCTGTGTTTCATTTAAAAAACAGTAATGgtacttcaaaaggacattagcTGTGAAGTAAATAGTACAGGCCAAACAAGAAAACTTTAGGGCCCAAGAGTTCTCAATCTAATACGAGGTTTTCTGACAAAAGCACAACAAGGGTATGTTGCTATGTTCTTATGTAGCCCTGTGTGGCATTGTTATTTACTGGTTGCCAGTCAATACGGACAAGAACAGATCATAACAAACGGCCACAGTATTGAAATAAAATCTGTAAAAGGAATGAAAATAACACCAGTGCAGGAGCCACAAAGACCAAGCTCCTCAGTATTTTATCAATGATGTAAAAACACAGACAATCTGATGAACACCAAACTCCATGTATCAAACAGTAACCAATCAAAATCTTTGATCAAAGGCATGTTATTTGCACATCCAACACAAATATAGCAGCAATGAAAACATCCTTCTGATTACACAAAGGGAAACAGAATTCTTTCTGctttatttattgatttaattGCTGTAACTAAACATTCTTTACACAGCAAGTAATTCAATTTGCTTCAGTTTACGGATACAAATAGTAGTTATGGTTATCTAGCACTTTATTGACATGAGGCTTAAACAGCTCATTACTCAGCAGATGTAGTGCAACAGTAAACTTACTAATGTCCAGAAATAAACAATCCTGGGTTTATGAATGTTTCATGTACTAATTACATATTGCTGATACAATTTGCACATAAACATAGCACAGTGTAGAATGCACATCGATATAAACAGGAGCTCAGAGCCAAGGTTGCATCTCGAGCCGGAGTACCCTCAAGGTGAAGACCACATCAAGTAAATGGTTTGATTTGCACATCAGATGGAGTATAACTCCAGTTCATTGACAAGCAGGGATTGAACATTCACAGCCAGATGTTTCTCACACTTGGGGAAACttgaaaaagcaaaagaaaatactggaaaatcaaTCATTAACAGGTCTATCAATTGATAAAGAACGTTTGAGCTTTTTGATCTCTGACCAGTTTATGGTACTTTTACCATAACAAAATGTCCCAAGTTGTTGAGTAATCAAATAAAATCTTATCTTCAAATCATGTAAAGAGACATTATAGCAGGTGACCATAAGCTTAACTAAAGATATGCAAATGTAAATGGGCACAGAGTTGGAAGTCATGATCAATCAGCCATAATAATCTCATCAAATTGTAAAGCAGGCtcaggggccgaatggcccactcagAGGGTTTGAGCAGGTTCTTAAATTAAGAGACAGGCAGAGAATGTTATGGAATTAATTCCAAAATTTAAAGTTCCACACACCGAAAAACTGCCAATAATAGGCCGAACAAAATTGGAAATGTGTAGTTGGCCAGAACTGGGGAACACAAAGATCTTAGAAAGTTGTTGGATGGAAGGAGGTAGCAGAGATAATAAGAAACATGGCCATGAAAGTGACCTGGAACACAAGACGGAGAAATTTAAAAAACTTTAATGGCAGAACAGTTGCCAACATTTCCTGTCTTTATTTCATAGATGTCTTATCAAAATAAGTATATAAAGCACTGCGTGATTGGTGAATGGTGTGTTGCATCTTTGTTAACACAATACACAGCCAGCAGTAGCGTTCTGATATATCAATCGTGCCTCATTTACGTGAACATAACAACACACTATAAGTAGTAATGTGGCACATGCTATAAAATCCTAAGAGTCATTTACAGATGCTTACACTATTATATGACATGctgatttttttaaatcagcaatCATTCATTTCAATAAGCATAGTTTAAGGCAACTGCTTACTCTTTTCCTTGCAAAGTCACAACTGAATGTAGCAATAAAAATTAATAATGTAATAAAATCTATAAATTACAGCTCTGTAAATGCAGtgcataactatttaaaaataatctgacAAATTACGTATTATTGCAAAAACTGGAACCATGACTGATATTGTCTTAAATGTGCTTAGTGCAGCAATAATATAAAGGCTACAATGTGCCAGTGGGACCATCCAGGGAGTTTTTGATGGGAATTATCCAAGAAGGATACATTTTCTCATGGGCCTTTACCTCAAGAGTATCCAAGTCATTCATGCcaagtaaaagcaaattactgcagatgccggaatctgaaaccaaaagagaaaatgctggaaaatctcagcaagtctggcagcatctgtaaggagagaaaagagctgacgcttcgagtctaactgaccctttgtcaaagcagaTTTGATGTTTGAGCTTATTCACCCTTCCTTCTACTCCATTTCCAgcgcagtctggcagcatctgtaaggagagaaaagagctgacgcttcgagtctaactgaccctttgtcaaagcagaTTTGATGTTTGAGCTTATTCACCCTTCCTTCTACTCCATTTCCAGCACATTCTTCAAGAACCAACATGAAGCTCGCTGCACATATGTTTGCAGTTAAAGATTGGTACAGTGTATTGTGGTGCTGCGCCTTGATTCACACTTGCCATGTTGCTTtgttctctccttacagatgttgccagacctggtgagattttccagcattttctcttttggtttcattcATGCCAAGAATGTTCCAAGTTTAGTCAATGGCATACAATAAATTAGCTGAT
The Chiloscyllium plagiosum isolate BGI_BamShark_2017 chromosome 11, ASM401019v2, whole genome shotgun sequence DNA segment above includes these coding regions:
- the zzz3 gene encoding ZZ-type zinc finger-containing protein 3, with protein sequence MAAFRSQRVTRSSVGSNGLDENFCGRTLRNRSIVHPDDSSPFPQLRSRSPKKKQDAVPQQKGVNGGKVTECKQHHTRESWVSPRKRGLSCSEKDNHEKKALDICDPILPVYKRVKRCSRSESADGLDDTSSFVKNEKASVERKGSAANNDGDLSQLKRARRFLLLDDCDKREIKKANELDDGCDDPSLLKEVSAHQAANGISEKDAAVAVECNECEPHDLNSKPKCVDVVDTCASILPTETENRNLGGHSLLLNGSKAATCSEPDVPSTDSEWEDDRTISDCHSVSQQSTTILATENPLQIRESEEEVDVVGYSLFQSKEQCFENASCSIDAAQDVEQISGVPDPSAVLDSGPGPLLEPQEHRYALRTSPRRAAGNKCSSQKISSPPRDSGQAEDKSLSLHECEKTGGAGVAADIEHCVKLEEGNSQAKGELPQDGPGEGFSGSVPDSPSQERGSDRGRLSVSRESSSQQSREEEEEEPDVYYFESDHVALKHNKDYQRLLQTIAVLEAQRAQAIQDLECLSRHQKEGLKEPITFVENLQQQVDMGFPCPQRVVQLPQIPWDHYTSGLGNFEKEYRNKKHNTRRLKLVFDKGLPVRPKSPMDSKKDAESASSSFYSSTLPSSDAPEVMINSRAQVIRGRICDDSKSETFNQLWSVEEQKRLEELLLKYPPEEVETRRWQKIADKLGNRTAKQVASRVQKYFIKLAKAGIPIPGRTPNLYLHSKKSSNRRQHPLNKHLFRPSTFMTSHEPPVYMDDEDDRSSFYSSQLDAAADEEISKTVVLLSGDNGSA